One Deefgea tanakiae genomic region harbors:
- a CDS encoding type IV pilin protein — MFKKTSGFTLIELMITVAVIGILASIAIPSYSTYIKKARRTDAQTVLLQNANVLERIYTTENKYGESGVCSTSIITETPIDGTTKYYDVSLNNCEPSTYTLTATPKGSQSSDGKLVLTHTGRKGWDKNNNGTVDFSDDSENKW, encoded by the coding sequence ATGTTTAAAAAAACTAGTGGCTTTACTTTAATTGAATTAATGATTACAGTTGCTGTAATTGGTATTCTTGCTTCAATTGCAATTCCAAGTTATTCAACTTATATTAAAAAAGCAAGAAGAACGGATGCTCAAACAGTTTTATTGCAGAATGCAAATGTTTTAGAACGAATTTATACTACTGAAAATAAGTATGGTGAATCAGGTGTATGTTCAACTAGCATAATTACAGAAACTCCAATTGATGGAACAACAAAATATTACGATGTTTCATTAAATAATTGTGAACCATCTACTTATACATTGACTGCAACTCCAAAAGGAAGTCAATCTAGTGATGGTAAACTAGTTTTAACTCATACAGGTCGTAAAGGCTGGGATAAAAATAATAACGGGACTGTTGATTTTTCAGATGACTCTGAAAATAAGTGGTAA
- the ylqF gene encoding ribosome biogenesis GTPase YlqF encodes MAIQWFPGHMHVAQKKVAETMAKVDMVIEIVDARMPLSSSNPMIEKLRLHRQRPALKIINKTDLADPKLSQLWLNYFRQQAGTEALLMGEDNKAAAIKQIAVLCKKLAPFRNDAEKPLRAMILGIPNVGKSTLLNTLAKRKVAKVADTPGVTKSQQRIETLDGVILYDTPGLMWPKVTHEPSGFRLALGGSIGRNAYDEVVVAYFAIETLRERYPKELMARYKLSNLDGTVDELFNLIGRKRGALMAGGVIDEQKTADLIITDYRSKAIGRMTLEVPDDFIGVDLSYGVDVVEEVVEDNDD; translated from the coding sequence ATGGCGATTCAGTGGTTTCCGGGTCATATGCATGTGGCGCAAAAGAAAGTGGCAGAGACAATGGCCAAGGTGGATATGGTCATTGAGATCGTGGATGCGCGGATGCCGCTGTCGAGTAGTAACCCAATGATTGAGAAGTTGCGCTTGCATCGTCAGCGTCCAGCTTTAAAGATCATCAACAAGACCGACCTTGCCGATCCGAAGCTAAGCCAGCTGTGGTTGAACTATTTCCGTCAGCAAGCGGGTACTGAAGCGTTGTTGATGGGCGAAGATAACAAAGCTGCTGCTATTAAACAGATTGCTGTGCTGTGTAAAAAATTAGCCCCGTTCCGCAATGATGCTGAGAAACCGCTGCGGGCGATGATTTTGGGGATTCCTAATGTCGGTAAATCGACTTTGCTCAACACTTTGGCTAAACGTAAAGTCGCTAAAGTGGCTGATACACCGGGTGTGACTAAATCGCAGCAACGGATTGAGACGCTAGATGGTGTCATCTTGTACGACACACCGGGTTTGATGTGGCCGAAGGTCACGCATGAACCATCTGGTTTCCGCCTTGCTTTGGGCGGTTCTATTGGTCGTAATGCTTATGATGAAGTGGTTGTTGCGTATTTTGCGATTGAAACGTTGCGTGAACGCTATCCTAAGGAGCTCATGGCACGCTACAAGCTCAGCAATCTGGATGGTACGGTCGATGAGTTGTTTAACTTGATTGGACGCAAGCGCGGTGCCTTAATGGCCGGCGGCGTGATTGACGAGCAAAAAACCGCTGATTTGATTATCACGGATTACCGCAGTAAAGCCATTGGCCGGATGACTTTGGAAGTTCCAGACGACTTTATCGGTGTTGATTTAAGCTATGGCGTTGATGTGGTTGAGGAAGTTGTTGAGGATAATGACGATTAA
- a CDS encoding cell division protein ZapA, with amino-acid sequence MSETIKHLDISIMGREFRVACPADEEATLLQAVELLDARMHDIRTAGKVIGIEKIAIMTALNMTHEFLSTKVEGGFDIGRIQRKIDDMNSTIDAVLQEQTELF; translated from the coding sequence ATGAGCGAAACGATTAAACATCTCGATATTTCAATCATGGGCCGTGAGTTTCGGGTGGCTTGCCCAGCGGATGAAGAAGCGACCTTATTGCAAGCGGTTGAACTGCTCGATGCGCGTATGCATGATATTCGCACTGCTGGTAAAGTAATCGGTATTGAGAAAATTGCCATTATGACGGCGCTCAATATGACACACGAGTTTTTGAGTACGAAAGTTGAGGGCGGCTTTGACATTGGCCGCATTCAGCGTAAAATCGATGACATGAACTCAACAATCGATGCGGTTTTACAAGAACAAACTGAATTGTTCTAA
- a CDS encoding 5-formyltetrahydrofolate cyclo-ligase produces the protein MITQKSQLRRQLRQSRAATSIADRQSAAWALTHYPPILQQLRRGKKIAFYVPVGSELSAWPLIFLALQRGCLVYLPVVPESGRKLHFVRLNQHAVWHVGAYDIPVPFNTEHCQARDLDTVFVPLLGFDESLARLGQGGGFYDTTFAFRRHRQSWKKPRLIGLAFECQRVPALPCEPWDLCLDGLATELSFYRPI, from the coding sequence GTGATTACTCAAAAATCTCAATTACGCCGTCAACTACGCCAAAGTAGGGCGGCGACATCAATTGCTGATCGACAGTCTGCAGCATGGGCGTTGACTCACTACCCACCAATTCTGCAGCAACTTCGTCGTGGAAAAAAAATTGCTTTTTATGTACCAGTTGGTAGCGAGCTTTCTGCCTGGCCTTTGATATTTCTGGCCTTGCAGCGGGGTTGTTTGGTTTATTTGCCGGTTGTGCCTGAATCAGGGCGAAAACTGCACTTTGTTCGATTGAATCAGCACGCAGTCTGGCACGTTGGTGCGTATGACATTCCGGTACCATTTAATACCGAACATTGCCAAGCGCGTGATCTGGATACCGTGTTTGTTCCTTTGCTCGGTTTTGATGAGTCGCTGGCACGGTTGGGTCAAGGTGGCGGATTTTACGATACGACGTTTGCATTTCGTCGCCACCGCCAATCTTGGAAAAAACCACGTCTGATTGGTTTGGCGTTTGAATGCCAACGTGTGCCCGCATTGCCTTGTGAACCTTGGGATTTGTGCTTAGATGGATTGGCGACTGAGCTTTCGTTTTATCGTCCTATTTGA
- a CDS encoding HPr family phosphocarrier protein has translation MAAVVSSPVSIVNATGLHARPAANLVNVAKQYKADIKLVYKGIEANAKSVVSVMGLDVSKGDQIQIKADGLDANEAIKAVTAIIASGCGEN, from the coding sequence ATGGCTGCAGTTGTTTCTTCCCCAGTGAGTATTGTGAATGCGACGGGTTTACATGCACGTCCTGCAGCAAATTTAGTGAATGTCGCTAAGCAATATAAAGCAGATATTAAGTTGGTGTATAAAGGCATCGAAGCAAATGCGAAATCAGTTGTGTCTGTGATGGGACTGGATGTCAGTAAAGGTGACCAGATTCAAATTAAAGCCGATGGTTTGGATGCCAATGAAGCCATCAAGGCAGTAACAGCAATTATTGCATCAGGATGTGGCGAGAACTAA